From one Sparus aurata chromosome 16, fSpaAur1.1, whole genome shotgun sequence genomic stretch:
- the LOC115565917 gene encoding interferon alpha-inducible protein 27-like protein 2A yields MKPRTAVCIGVGAAVAVVGAPLALGAAGFTSAGIAAGSIAAKMMSAAAIANGGGVAAGSAVAVLQSAGAAGLSGGATAAVAGTGGALGWLTSFIWGKAKNDAPPDDDPSDDDDPAAEPMLKVTDLVDRK; encoded by the exons CTGTTGCCGTGGTCGGGGCTCCTTTGGCCCTGGGCGCTGCAGGCTTCACCTCAGCTGGAATAGCGGCGGGCTCCATCGCTGCTAAAATGATGTCTGCTGCTGCGATTGCTAACGGAGGAGGAGTGGCAGCAGGAAGTGCTGTGGCTGTCTTGCAGTCAGCAG GTGCGGCTGGTCTGTCAGGAGGCGCCACTGCTGCTGTGGCCGGCACTGGAGGAGCATTGGGGTGGCTGACTAGCTTCATCTGGGGAAAAGCAAAAAATGATGCTCCACCTGACGATGACccgtctgatgatgatgacccaGCTGCTGAGCCCATGTTGAAAGTGACAGATCTTGTCGATAGGaaatag
- the LOC115597424 gene encoding interferon alpha-inducible protein 27-like protein 2A codes for MGLLTAALIGAGATGAVVGAPFVLAGIGFTSAGIAASSYAASMMSAAAVANGGAVAAGSTVAVLQAAGAAGLSGAATAAVGGTGGLLGGLVAILI; via the exons ATGGGGCTCT TGACAGCTGCTTTGATCGGAGCAGGAGCAA CAGGTGCCGTGGTCGGGGCTCCTTTCGTTCTGGCCGGCATAGGATTCACCTCAGCTGGAATTGCAGCAAGCTCCTATGCTGCCAGCATgatgtcagctgcagcagtggcTAATGGAGGAGCGGTGGCAGCAGGAAGCACAGTGGCTGTTTTGCAGGCAGCAG GTGCAGCTGGACTGTCAGGAGCTGCCACTGCAGCTGTGGGCGGCACTGGAGGACTGTTGGGAGGGCTGGTTGCAATCCTCATCTGA